A single window of Candidatus Rhabdochlamydia oedothoracis DNA harbors:
- a CDS encoding DUF3638 domain-containing protein, protein MTVRLNINSNLNNNCIENSLNTKTDSSSLIEELIARVDAHQDREGLKNISKKLFAHIHLDHAIKGTLLEGGSLAENAKYLRSCLDVLDIPNYTKELICRALDSLVSCISAKETERKVRELPPGESLLVDGGYQDLSGGHAVLYEFYKKTDNTYDIYLYNTGEGIQYHPRVQRNGISFYQAAIKFEGVLPEELDLSPQNSRQDSSFFQYLAKLQNLDDLEEKNITSLYEKGFGHLVHKLVLAKEDFSPFIKGQYSGTCSWRVLQAFVLQTFCDSILYKKYIFELKLLTLALFLKKCEERPDLESCILIKEATTNLLRAAAKLYDEHSQEKTAGVCNALKEVLDRLEHLANSKAFKPKQEYKNERLYEYKLYSFVAMRPSAKALLSSINSESPKLFSSIEPSGFLPNSTIVLNHIPLLLDRDSKIFQIENFVRALPIPNPDPKNDIWQNLPQEDLYNSLSSIQTLIELYGDLCLSNPPCFPNQQNTALSLFAIAYCLALRIDQQQLAKLADYGIWNAFFGQEQRFFFDQNFFICFEPREQQRRQEIVTYFAATNKVKQQLFDFLKVHDSCIKGDLPETELFKQLIQQNPDLQDQLRERAITLQAKYRKISLKLAEESVLLTDNAWLAECNETQHVAFLRNISYIAQQFSCRGVICKGKISTVKFKSYQCEISLKITGSIKCCFPCWQAKGIDDWKSDPTIYFHLLTSKDQIQNLVKELDIFSQHAESELRLQKEHPYYRKQLETTKCEPSLQPQKLLYYFQEHIEELTDLNKQVLFDILFFKQVGDEVPLFQEVQTKSLFIEQCTQFIVKGLKQFSKESSEEPDHFFAYLFFVRLLYRMNQVCQELQLPIIKLPSSQDQVNGWLESVKLSVEDRACLHLHRMMQYAYLPNASMQQLEEIIPSWFFYNRSHVLERRLPYFENQANIFIRRIVHCIEKLKPEQIKQIMSKVLQTLEIANISEDTDLQSFGKFPVYTIECLEGKTWTLNLLTTQIANGSSLIESASTKELLSKQKYQDLFGDKAFTIHKLEGYYHFSCPEKGGIRIQIFEDKNDETSWVSTSTSDCSIERNIDGNWYQYIPKTDLIKTKLPRVLVRDHLHWHSAERSEMLIFNADNQLTAKVSTENASSEGSASGKFVLLQIESMQQERILCPEDPLEGCLVSLSKIESRDECLIFRDENEKYTRVHVPRLRSLQKKELCFTFDKSGQKAHLEGEKGFTIAQHIPKLVGCIENYLILEDTKRDKQKVLIPVQQIEQSKKFFSEKICLDLLKEEKNIIYLEFELNERHISAINVEGTLLLTYLYLAQKEYVKAVQYLHQIRRADLLSEISSAILYNCLLIADGHPSACAIYFKALFLLRSTDKEKTIKEDLFLYKKLIENFHSYKQRVSNVDSTVKLSDEEKAYCFNFFTDQCPIGSLLQTWKAGFFVHPDLPLTEWKEKALLSDTNFLNWSIACFFEWLCNYRTQCADLYKKFYQLARANKCRKEKLRISTRLHFTSIDLSNQKDQFYQIMHFALKYPELAPDLDSLELQQLLKNYIKKYEKEQCNPKPAFQTSAEESVFKYKHLKPLQLFLSSSQIKIEESLVLSNIELKDRCLNLSHLAARYFDQLNTTQYIGGHSLEVVLGKEKEQYKQAIEQQYKDFRADLEAGALLNQGIKEFRLKKSEIENLFTALQEFRHPDLLRSQEQSILELANTKPKETVLYNTLLETSRFKAPVHLKQLICAFLRGDANEYSVLNPYLSVQEIQKLDCLLQRFMLESTKQCQVERALILLENLQKTEESASIEQELYTVLTEEMSYDPGQSRVLLVYEYQAKIRVRQNQAKLIFEMTAISETGECKNLITQLIMGGGKTSVLASILLVILAKPNRLAVFVPPATQFDTLRNNLKTTQHTYFFQELIPIDATRSDFCSSKLQEVYQNLVEVQKKRWAVLIKKETIQSFALELQSSLYKAQDLEKIHILRDIVKIFRSSGHAIFDECDLQLNPMQEVNFTLGEKKQIDPMYIECAVKIFELLVSQHKIVNQSQTIADFVGLLQNAQSFMKTEDYYEQVLPVIAEELFTSCKSLLLLSEENRLSFLHYVQGKINSSNQTTEESRFLTLLREYASSAESVERDAAALIAWIKAQCTEILPLTLTKDTNRHYGRSNTQDLGKVVPYKGVNSPSTTQFGNPWEALAYQFQTALSQKLSVDLVRPYAEKAYQGAQANELYTGTPFEQTQEAIKFFTIAAVSLTDIKDKNRLDRAVENINSNPNKILQVEAELVASLISYHSSYLNSNASHLVAQFASVTGFSGTPWNSSCYPKDLAENILLDAGTEGRIVDVAYQKAEKNPQVIHVIQNTEVQKILKVCLENNPRKDQVTAFIDVAGLFKDYDNLYTAKQILKYFEEGSRIECVLFFGRPSAQAGSSNTLMALKRGNLVPIVIGSTRVEDLKKQNIDPRSTFIYYDECHCEATDLPQIQNAVNLLSSDASIILRDLLQGMLRARGFLKGQDIEYVIHENTIKQLNVQDKPTFENAILNPSLINQAERKAKETYRTFLHEIDHVLCKSAWDQILDTSDPDEMIAYFKKYQMLFLHNSEIDPFKQYGNLLQKEVTQQALENYKQQRLQYWKQIQPDIHLQNVVAGELTQVIQRASNCKFLPDSIEITLSELGKEQEVELEQETELEVDTEVETELEAYQCKDIDEPRPESTWEFDAIALNGFLQITKNLPKKGFRRCLQERIRFRITDFITKQNPSFETYREIFEEQEIFMTRNAAIEINQDTVFTNEDQVVVIKEQARTYAIILSVKEASAFKEYLANHPDNIRWVVLNNNKIPVLFQGKDFLSALQEPLVHTDWLEKVIAFFNDFCNKNSSKIPMSLFVGLDEKQTNKSITLGMPNTYRLSDFIQSYPHHRPYYQVFEEQEILITENAVFTSYSLNSVFSHTQKPAHQVAIVKEQGKMHAIILSIKEARTFKEYLAATSRENMWLILPNGDKLSPALKDGSPLNIRQELLEDTDWVEKTLWFINFFNGDMSYLAEHTDLTKRLITEKNTELKTRFLNLKTIRDPKQKVIFCYLLQHVLEESSKDNRLKSQQHLLDKRKRREKVEHLTNQEISALSIGDKEYIPFLSAEKICYLQEPDLIQCLDPAQIQAVTANQVRHLLDSQIRFLTTPEQIQQVHQRQLGSLLPQQLCHLALSQIRNLPDEKIQYLEKRLLQKIDGQRICQLYQAKNILPSQLKELSKAQLKALLQENDIREILLHLDNEQLKYI, encoded by the coding sequence ATGACGGTAAGATTAAATATTAATTCAAACTTAAATAATAATTGTATTGAAAATTCTTTAAATACAAAAACAGATTCTTCTTCTTTAATAGAAGAGCTTATTGCACGTGTGGACGCTCATCAGGATAGAGAGGGTCTTAAAAACATCAGCAAAAAACTCTTTGCACATATTCATTTAGATCATGCTATTAAAGGAACCTTATTGGAAGGGGGAAGCCTCGCTGAGAATGCCAAATACCTTAGAAGTTGTTTAGATGTGCTCGATATTCCTAACTATACAAAAGAGCTGATATGTAGAGCTCTTGATTCTCTAGTATCCTGCATATCAGCTAAAGAAACAGAAAGGAAAGTTAGAGAGTTGCCCCCTGGAGAATCTTTATTAGTAGATGGAGGGTACCAAGATTTATCAGGAGGACATGCGGTATTATATGAATTCTATAAAAAGACAGATAATACCTACGATATTTATCTGTACAATACAGGGGAAGGGATCCAATATCATCCTCGAGTTCAAAGAAACGGAATATCTTTTTACCAGGCAGCGATAAAATTTGAAGGTGTTCTTCCAGAAGAGCTAGATCTTTCTCCCCAAAACTCTAGGCAAGATTCTTCTTTTTTTCAATATCTTGCAAAACTACAAAATCTTGATGATTTAGAAGAAAAAAATATCACATCGTTGTATGAAAAAGGATTTGGCCACCTTGTCCACAAACTTGTTCTTGCAAAAGAGGACTTTTCACCCTTTATCAAAGGGCAGTACTCAGGAACATGTTCCTGGAGGGTACTACAGGCATTTGTTTTGCAAACCTTTTGTGACTCTATTCTTTATAAGAAATATATTTTTGAGCTTAAGTTATTGACTCTTGCTCTTTTTTTAAAAAAATGTGAAGAGAGGCCTGATTTAGAGAGCTGTATCCTTATAAAGGAAGCAACAACTAATTTGCTGCGAGCGGCAGCAAAACTCTATGACGAGCATTCTCAAGAAAAAACTGCTGGTGTTTGTAACGCTTTAAAAGAGGTTTTAGATCGGTTAGAGCATTTAGCAAATAGCAAAGCCTTTAAGCCAAAACAAGAATATAAGAACGAAAGGCTTTACGAATATAAGCTTTATTCTTTTGTTGCCATGCGTCCTAGTGCTAAAGCACTACTATCTTCAATAAACAGTGAGTCCCCTAAGCTTTTTTCTTCTATTGAGCCGAGTGGTTTTTTACCAAATAGCACAATTGTACTTAATCATATACCTCTTTTACTAGATAGAGATTCCAAAATTTTTCAAATTGAAAACTTTGTAAGAGCTTTACCAATTCCTAACCCAGACCCTAAAAACGATATCTGGCAAAATCTTCCTCAAGAAGATTTATACAATAGCCTTTCTTCCATCCAAACATTAATAGAGCTTTATGGAGATCTCTGTTTGAGTAACCCTCCTTGTTTCCCAAATCAGCAGAATACAGCACTTAGCTTATTTGCTATTGCGTACTGCTTAGCTTTAAGGATAGACCAACAGCAATTAGCAAAGCTGGCAGACTATGGAATTTGGAATGCGTTTTTTGGTCAGGAGCAGAGATTCTTTTTCGATCAGAATTTTTTTATCTGTTTTGAGCCCAGAGAACAGCAAAGAAGACAAGAAATTGTTACCTACTTTGCAGCTACTAATAAAGTTAAACAGCAATTGTTTGATTTTTTAAAAGTCCACGACTCCTGTATAAAAGGTGATTTGCCAGAAACTGAGCTTTTCAAACAACTCATTCAACAAAACCCTGATTTGCAAGACCAGCTTAGAGAAAGAGCTATTACCCTGCAAGCAAAATATCGGAAAATTTCTTTAAAATTAGCAGAAGAGTCTGTTTTGCTTACAGATAATGCGTGGTTAGCAGAGTGTAATGAGACACAACACGTAGCTTTTTTACGAAATATTTCCTACATAGCCCAGCAGTTTTCTTGTAGAGGTGTGATCTGTAAGGGTAAGATAAGCACAGTAAAATTTAAGAGCTATCAATGCGAGATCAGTTTAAAAATTACTGGTTCAATAAAATGTTGTTTCCCTTGTTGGCAGGCGAAAGGGATAGATGATTGGAAATCAGACCCTACTATTTACTTTCATCTGCTAACTTCTAAAGATCAAATACAAAATTTGGTGAAAGAGCTCGACATTTTTTCTCAGCACGCAGAGTCTGAGCTTCGACTGCAAAAAGAACACCCGTACTATCGAAAACAGCTAGAAACTACTAAATGTGAACCTTCTTTACAACCTCAGAAATTGCTCTACTATTTTCAAGAGCACATAGAAGAGCTGACTGATTTAAATAAACAAGTTCTATTTGACATACTTTTTTTTAAGCAAGTAGGTGATGAAGTCCCTCTTTTTCAAGAAGTGCAAACCAAGTCCCTTTTTATAGAGCAGTGTACCCAGTTTATTGTAAAAGGGCTCAAGCAATTTTCTAAAGAGAGCTCGGAAGAACCAGATCATTTTTTTGCCTACCTATTCTTTGTGCGGTTGCTCTACCGGATGAACCAAGTTTGCCAAGAACTTCAGTTACCTATAATAAAGTTGCCATCTAGCCAAGATCAAGTAAATGGTTGGTTAGAAAGCGTAAAGCTCAGCGTAGAGGACAGAGCTTGTTTACACTTACATCGCATGATGCAATATGCGTATCTTCCCAATGCTTCTATGCAGCAGCTAGAGGAAATTATTCCCAGTTGGTTTTTCTATAACCGTTCTCATGTACTAGAAAGACGGTTACCTTATTTTGAAAACCAAGCCAACATATTTATTCGTCGAATAGTTCATTGCATTGAAAAATTGAAACCAGAACAAATAAAGCAAATTATGAGTAAGGTTCTTCAGACTCTCGAGATAGCAAATATTTCAGAAGATACCGATTTGCAATCTTTTGGAAAATTTCCTGTGTACACGATTGAGTGTCTAGAAGGGAAGACTTGGACACTCAACCTATTAACAACGCAAATTGCAAATGGAAGTAGCCTTATAGAAAGTGCTTCGACAAAAGAATTGCTTAGCAAACAAAAATATCAAGATTTATTTGGGGACAAGGCTTTTACTATCCACAAGTTAGAAGGCTATTACCATTTTTCATGTCCAGAAAAGGGAGGGATACGTATCCAGATATTTGAAGATAAGAATGACGAAACAAGTTGGGTGTCTACTTCAACAAGTGATTGTAGTATCGAACGCAATATCGATGGAAATTGGTATCAGTACATTCCTAAAACGGATCTTATTAAGACAAAGCTCCCCCGTGTTCTTGTTCGAGATCATTTGCACTGGCACTCGGCAGAACGCAGTGAAATGCTGATTTTTAATGCAGATAACCAACTCACCGCCAAAGTATCTACAGAAAATGCAAGCAGTGAAGGGTCTGCATCCGGCAAATTTGTTTTACTACAAATAGAGAGCATGCAACAAGAGCGCATCTTATGCCCAGAGGACCCCTTAGAAGGCTGCTTGGTGTCTCTAAGTAAAATAGAATCAAGAGACGAGTGTCTTATATTTCGGGATGAGAATGAAAAGTACACTCGTGTTCATGTGCCAAGGCTTCGTTCCCTACAAAAAAAAGAGCTGTGTTTTACATTTGATAAGTCAGGACAAAAGGCTCACTTAGAGGGAGAAAAAGGGTTTACCATTGCACAGCACATTCCAAAACTAGTGGGGTGTATAGAAAATTATCTTATTTTAGAAGATACAAAACGCGATAAACAGAAAGTGTTAATCCCAGTTCAACAAATTGAACAAAGTAAGAAGTTTTTTTCGGAAAAAATCTGTTTAGATCTGCTTAAAGAGGAAAAAAACATCATTTATCTGGAGTTTGAACTAAATGAGAGGCATATTTCTGCTATAAATGTAGAAGGCACATTGCTTTTGACCTACTTATACTTAGCGCAAAAAGAGTATGTGAAAGCAGTGCAATATTTACATCAAATAAGACGAGCAGATCTTTTATCCGAGATATCCTCTGCTATCTTATACAACTGTCTTCTTATTGCAGATGGGCACCCTTCTGCCTGTGCAATATATTTCAAAGCGTTATTTTTATTGCGATCGACAGACAAAGAGAAAACCATCAAAGAAGATCTATTTCTTTATAAAAAACTTATAGAAAATTTTCACTCTTACAAGCAAAGAGTATCTAATGTCGACAGTACTGTTAAGCTTTCTGATGAAGAAAAAGCCTATTGTTTTAATTTCTTTACTGATCAATGTCCTATTGGTAGTTTGCTACAAACTTGGAAAGCAGGGTTTTTTGTCCATCCAGATCTTCCCCTTACAGAGTGGAAAGAAAAAGCATTGTTATCTGATACAAATTTTTTAAATTGGTCAATCGCCTGTTTTTTTGAATGGTTATGCAATTATAGAACGCAGTGTGCAGATCTTTATAAAAAATTTTACCAATTAGCACGTGCTAACAAGTGTAGAAAAGAGAAATTGCGTATCTCTACCCGCTTACATTTTACATCTATTGATCTTAGCAATCAAAAAGACCAATTCTATCAAATTATGCACTTTGCTTTAAAGTACCCAGAATTAGCTCCTGATTTAGATTCTTTAGAACTACAGCAATTACTAAAAAATTATATAAAGAAGTATGAGAAAGAACAGTGTAATCCAAAACCTGCTTTTCAAACGTCAGCAGAAGAGTCTGTTTTTAAATACAAACATCTAAAACCTCTTCAGCTCTTCTTATCTTCTTCTCAGATAAAAATAGAAGAGTCGCTTGTTCTGTCTAATATAGAACTAAAAGATCGTTGTCTTAATCTTTCCCATCTAGCTGCTAGGTACTTTGACCAGCTCAATACAACCCAATACATTGGGGGCCATTCTTTAGAGGTAGTATTGGGAAAGGAAAAAGAGCAATACAAACAAGCTATTGAGCAGCAGTACAAAGATTTTCGCGCAGATCTAGAAGCAGGGGCTTTACTTAATCAAGGTATTAAAGAATTTAGATTAAAGAAGTCAGAAATAGAAAATCTGTTTACCGCATTGCAGGAATTTCGGCATCCAGACCTGTTGCGATCGCAGGAACAAAGCATCTTAGAGTTAGCAAACACAAAACCTAAGGAAACTGTTTTATACAACACTCTTTTGGAAACAAGTCGGTTTAAGGCCCCAGTGCATTTAAAACAACTTATTTGTGCTTTTTTACGCGGAGATGCTAACGAATACTCAGTATTAAATCCTTATTTGAGTGTACAAGAAATACAAAAGCTCGATTGTTTACTGCAAAGGTTTATGCTAGAGAGCACAAAACAGTGCCAAGTAGAAAGAGCGCTTATATTGCTCGAGAATTTGCAAAAGACGGAAGAGTCTGCGTCTATTGAACAGGAGCTGTATACTGTTCTAACAGAAGAGATGTCTTATGATCCTGGGCAGAGCCGTGTATTATTAGTCTATGAGTATCAAGCTAAAATTCGAGTGCGTCAAAATCAAGCGAAGCTCATTTTTGAGATGACAGCAATTTCTGAAACAGGTGAATGTAAAAACCTTATCACGCAATTAATTATGGGAGGAGGGAAAACAAGTGTATTAGCTTCTATTTTACTCGTTATTCTCGCTAAACCTAATAGATTAGCGGTTTTTGTTCCTCCTGCTACTCAATTTGACACTTTGCGCAACAATTTAAAAACAACGCAGCATACATACTTTTTTCAGGAACTTATTCCAATTGATGCTACTCGCTCTGACTTTTGCTCATCGAAATTACAAGAGGTGTATCAAAACCTTGTAGAAGTGCAAAAGAAAAGGTGGGCAGTGTTGATCAAAAAGGAAACCATTCAATCTTTTGCTCTGGAGTTGCAAAGCTCCTTATACAAAGCACAAGACTTAGAAAAAATACATATCTTGCGCGATATCGTAAAAATTTTTCGCAGTTCTGGCCATGCAATATTCGACGAGTGCGACTTGCAGCTTAACCCCATGCAAGAGGTGAATTTTACATTGGGAGAAAAAAAGCAGATTGACCCTATGTATATTGAATGTGCAGTAAAGATATTCGAGCTGCTGGTAAGCCAGCATAAGATAGTGAATCAAAGCCAGACCATCGCTGATTTTGTCGGTTTATTGCAGAATGCGCAGTCTTTTATGAAAACAGAAGATTACTACGAACAAGTACTGCCTGTAATTGCAGAAGAATTGTTTACGTCTTGCAAGAGTCTTTTACTTTTATCAGAAGAGAATCGTCTAAGCTTTCTACATTATGTACAAGGAAAAATAAACAGTTCAAATCAGACTACAGAGGAGAGCCGCTTTTTAACATTGCTTAGGGAATATGCATCTTCTGCAGAGAGTGTGGAAAGAGACGCCGCAGCTTTAATAGCTTGGATCAAGGCACAATGTACCGAAATTCTCCCTTTGACGTTAACTAAAGATACCAACCGTCATTACGGACGCTCAAATACACAAGATTTAGGTAAAGTGGTTCCCTATAAAGGGGTTAATTCACCTTCAACCACACAATTTGGCAATCCTTGGGAAGCTTTAGCGTATCAGTTTCAAACAGCGCTATCACAGAAACTGAGCGTAGATTTAGTAAGGCCATATGCAGAAAAAGCATATCAAGGGGCCCAAGCTAATGAATTGTACACTGGAACACCGTTTGAACAGACTCAAGAAGCAATAAAATTTTTTACAATTGCTGCGGTTTCTCTTACGGATATAAAGGATAAAAATCGTTTAGATAGGGCTGTAGAAAATATTAATAGCAATCCTAATAAGATTTTACAAGTAGAAGCTGAGCTGGTAGCTTCTTTGATTAGCTACCATTCTTCTTATCTCAATAGCAATGCTTCTCATCTTGTTGCACAGTTTGCTTCGGTTACAGGGTTTTCTGGTACCCCTTGGAATAGTTCGTGTTATCCTAAAGATCTTGCTGAAAATATTTTATTAGATGCAGGAACAGAGGGAAGAATTGTAGATGTAGCGTACCAGAAAGCAGAAAAAAATCCACAGGTAATCCATGTCATTCAAAACACAGAAGTTCAAAAGATACTAAAGGTTTGCCTGGAAAATAACCCTCGCAAAGATCAAGTCACTGCCTTCATTGATGTAGCTGGACTATTCAAAGATTACGATAATTTGTATACAGCTAAGCAAATCTTAAAATATTTTGAAGAAGGTTCTCGGATTGAATGTGTTCTCTTTTTTGGCCGACCTTCTGCTCAGGCAGGGTCTTCTAATACACTAATGGCGCTTAAAAGGGGAAATCTTGTTCCTATTGTGATTGGAAGTACGCGTGTTGAGGATTTAAAAAAACAGAACATTGATCCAAGATCTACTTTTATTTACTACGATGAATGCCACTGTGAAGCCACGGATCTGCCTCAAATACAAAATGCGGTAAACCTGCTTTCTAGCGATGCTTCAATTATCTTAAGAGACTTGTTACAAGGAATGTTACGTGCGCGTGGGTTCCTTAAAGGTCAAGATATTGAATACGTAATTCATGAAAATACAATTAAACAACTAAACGTTCAAGATAAACCTACTTTTGAAAATGCTATTCTTAATCCTTCGCTTATCAATCAAGCAGAAAGGAAAGCTAAGGAAACCTATCGTACTTTTCTGCATGAGATTGATCATGTGTTATGTAAAAGTGCTTGGGATCAAATACTTGATACTAGCGATCCCGATGAGATGATTGCATATTTTAAAAAGTATCAGATGCTTTTCTTGCACAATTCTGAGATAGATCCTTTTAAACAATACGGGAATCTATTGCAAAAAGAAGTTACTCAGCAAGCTCTTGAAAACTACAAACAACAACGTTTACAATATTGGAAGCAAATTCAACCAGACATTCACTTACAAAACGTAGTAGCAGGGGAACTTACTCAAGTTATACAAAGAGCTTCCAATTGCAAGTTTTTGCCGGACTCAATTGAAATAACACTGTCTGAATTAGGAAAAGAGCAAGAAGTTGAGCTAGAACAAGAAACAGAATTAGAAGTCGATACCGAAGTTGAAACAGAGTTAGAGGCTTATCAATGTAAAGATATAGATGAACCAAGGCCAGAATCTACATGGGAATTTGATGCTATTGCGCTAAATGGTTTCTTGCAAATAACAAAGAATCTACCTAAAAAAGGATTTCGTCGCTGTCTACAGGAGAGAATTCGTTTCCGTATAACTGATTTTATTACTAAACAGAACCCTTCCTTTGAGACCTATCGTGAGATTTTTGAAGAACAAGAAATTTTTATGACAAGAAATGCTGCTATTGAGATTAATCAAGATACTGTCTTTACAAATGAAGATCAGGTTGTAGTTATTAAAGAACAAGCAAGAACATATGCAATTATTCTTTCTGTCAAAGAGGCTAGTGCTTTTAAAGAGTATTTAGCTAATCATCCTGATAACATAAGATGGGTTGTGCTGAATAATAATAAAATACCTGTACTTTTTCAAGGTAAAGATTTCTTAAGTGCACTACAAGAGCCATTAGTGCATACCGATTGGTTAGAAAAAGTTATTGCATTTTTCAACGATTTCTGTAACAAGAATTCTTCTAAAATCCCAATGTCTTTGTTTGTGGGTTTAGATGAGAAACAAACTAATAAAAGCATAACTTTAGGTATGCCAAACACATACCGGTTATCTGATTTTATTCAAAGCTACCCTCATCACAGACCTTATTATCAAGTGTTTGAAGAGCAAGAAATTCTAATTACAGAGAATGCTGTATTTACTTCTTATAGCCTTAATTCTGTCTTTTCACATACGCAAAAACCTGCTCACCAAGTTGCAATTGTCAAAGAACAGGGAAAAATGCATGCAATTATTCTTTCCATCAAAGAGGCTAGGACTTTTAAAGAGTATTTAGCTGCTACCTCTCGAGAAAATATGTGGCTGATTCTTCCAAACGGGGACAAGTTATCTCCGGCTTTAAAGGACGGTAGTCCCCTGAATATACGACAAGAACTATTAGAGGATACTGATTGGGTAGAGAAAACTCTTTGGTTTATCAATTTTTTCAATGGCGATATGTCATATCTAGCAGAGCATACAGATCTCACAAAAAGACTGATTACTGAAAAAAATACGGAGCTTAAAACGCGGTTTCTTAACCTTAAAACAATTCGAGATCCAAAGCAAAAGGTCATTTTTTGTTATTTACTACAACATGTATTAGAAGAAAGCTCTAAAGACAATCGATTAAAATCTCAACAACACCTTTTAGACAAAAGAAAGAGACGAGAAAAGGTTGAGCATTTGACAAATCAGGAAATTAGCGCTCTTTCTATAGGGGATAAAGAGTACATTCCATTTTTAAGTGCTGAAAAGATCTGCTATTTGCAAGAACCGGATTTAATACAATGTTTAGATCCTGCCCAAATACAAGCAGTTACTGCAAACCAAGTCCGACATCTCTTAGACTCGCAGATTCGTTTTTTAACTACGCCTGAGCAAATTCAGCAAGTTCATCAAAGACAACTTGGTTCATTGCTTCCCCAGCAATTGTGTCATTTAGCCTTAAGTCAGATTAGGAATCTTCCTGATGAAAAGATACAGTATCTAGAAAAGAGGCTTTTACAAAAGATTGATGGACAACGCATTTGTCAGTTGTATCAAGCAAAGAATATTCTTCCTTCTCAATTAAAAGAGCTGTCTAAAGCACAGTTGAAAGCTCTTTTACAGGAAAATGACATACGAGAAATTCTACTACACTTAGATAATGAACAACTAAAATATATATAG
- a CDS encoding RluA family pseudouridine synthase — protein sequence MRLDSLLRQRFPKYSRSYFQFLIKQGYVLINGKSVKKREKLQPGDIIEVSFQVTPEIDLTPEPIDLEILYEDEHLIVINKPVGMVVYPAPGHYRGTFVNALLFHCKQIDSDDPLRPGIVHRLDKDTSGLLIAAKTRIAHTGLTDLFAKRKIEKIYLAICIGTPTEGLIDAPIARHPSRRKEMTVCMQGRASKTICRVLAQNGSLSLVKLKLLTGRTHQLRVHLKHIGTPILGDETYGNAAINKKFSTKRQLLHAYFINFFHPITQQILSLTASIPEDLRKVIELVDPQREKKSI from the coding sequence TTGCGACTGGATTCCTTGCTGCGCCAAAGATTTCCTAAATATTCGCGTAGCTATTTTCAGTTTTTAATTAAACAGGGTTATGTCCTTATTAATGGAAAATCTGTCAAGAAAAGAGAGAAATTACAACCAGGAGATATAATTGAAGTATCTTTTCAAGTTACCCCTGAAATCGATTTAACTCCTGAACCTATTGATTTAGAGATTCTTTATGAAGATGAACATCTGATTGTCATCAATAAACCCGTTGGAATGGTTGTCTATCCTGCCCCTGGTCATTACAGAGGGACCTTTGTCAATGCTCTTTTGTTTCATTGTAAGCAGATAGACTCTGATGATCCCTTAAGACCTGGCATTGTTCATCGATTGGATAAAGATACTTCTGGGCTCCTAATTGCTGCAAAAACACGTATAGCACATACAGGTTTAACAGATCTATTTGCAAAACGAAAAATAGAAAAGATATACCTAGCCATTTGTATAGGTACGCCAACAGAGGGACTCATCGATGCGCCTATTGCACGTCATCCCTCTCGTCGTAAAGAGATGACCGTGTGCATGCAAGGAAGAGCATCTAAAACCATCTGCCGGGTTTTAGCTCAAAATGGTTCTCTTTCTTTGGTTAAGCTAAAGCTTCTAACCGGTCGCACACACCAATTAAGGGTACACTTAAAACACATAGGCACCCCTATTTTAGGTGATGAAACTTATGGAAATGCTGCTATTAATAAAAAATTTTCTACTAAAAGACAACTTTTACATGCCTATTTTATAAATTTTTTTCACCCTATTACTCAGCAAATTCTCTCGCTAACAGCTTCTATTCCAGAAGACTTAAGAAAAGTTATTGAACTAGTTGATCCTCAAAGAGAAAAAAAATCTATCTAG
- a CDS encoding KH domain-containing protein produces MKEFVEYIVKNLVDLPQEVQINEIMGQSSLIIEIAVAKSDIGKIIGKKGKTINAIRDLLKSVASRNQIRITLEIIEEEDK; encoded by the coding sequence ATGAAAGAGTTTGTTGAATACATCGTCAAGAACCTTGTTGATCTCCCCCAAGAAGTTCAAATTAATGAAATTATGGGCCAAAGCTCCTTGATTATAGAGATAGCTGTAGCAAAATCAGATATCGGAAAAATTATTGGCAAAAAAGGTAAAACGATTAATGCGATTCGGGATCTGCTTAAATCTGTAGCCAGTCGCAATCAAATTCGTATTACCCTTGAAATCATTGAAGAAGAAGATAAATAA